The following DNA comes from candidate division KSB1 bacterium.
CACCAGGATGGATCTGCATGACCAAACCGTCTTCGATGCTCATGCGCGCCATTTCCATAAGCATGTGGCCGGTAAAAAGAGCGGCATCCTCGGCCGTGGCCGTTCCGCGCAACGCCCGATCATAAATCTGTTCCGCTTCATTTTTGCTCAATTCGACAGTAAAAGCCGAAGCCACGCCGTGATCGGTCGAGGTCGCGCCCATGGACTTGAAAAAAGCACGTCGATTTTCCAGTGCAGCCAGATAGCCGCTGTAAGTAGAGGTGTCGCAACCGCTCAGTTCGGCTAATCGTTCGATATTTTTGCGCCAGTCTTTTGCGGCAATATCGGTCACATTGTCGGGACGAAAGGCGGGTATGACGCGTCCCTTCCACCCGCTTTCACGGATGCGGCGGTGATGCTCCAAAGTGTCCGTCGGTGCGTCGGTCGTGGCCAGCACTTCGATGTTGAACCGTTCGAACATCGGTCGCGGCAGATTTTCCGGCCGCTGCAGCGCCTCGGACAGTTCATCATAGATCTCCATCGCCGTTTCACGGCACAAGCGTTTGCGGATGCCGAACACATCGTGCAGCTCGTGCTTCAGCCACATGCCCGTCGGTGTGCCGCGAAAGAGATAAAAGTGGTCCGCTACGGTTTGCCAGATTTTGCGATCGTCGCTCTCTACCGGCTCGCCGTCCAAGCGGCTGATGCCGAGCTGTTCCAGCGGTATGCCGTGCGAGTAGAGCATGCGGAACAGATAGTGATCAGGAATCACGAGCAGGCGCGTGGGATTGGGGAATGGGCGATTGTCGGCAAACAAGCTGGGATCGACATGGCCGTGCGGGCAAACCAACGGCAGATCTTTGACCAGGCGATAGAGACGGCGGGCAATCTCCCGCTCGCGAGGATTGGCGCTAAAGTATCTGTCGTCATCCGGATGCAGGGCATGGATTGCCATCGTGACCGCTCCCATTTCTTGACCGATTGAATTTACTCTTTTTGCGGGAAAAAGAAAAGAGTTTCCCACCAATCAGATAAAGAACGGGAAGCAGATCGTTCTCGCGTTAACAATGGATAAGCGGCAAATCAGCCAGGATGTAAAACAGTTTCGCCCCGAATGTATCTTAAAAACTGAATGAAAAATGATGCATGAGAATCAGTACGTCGTTATGGCAATCGGTGCAATGATAATATCGCGAAGATAAAAGCAATCTCATCCACCATTTGCGATGAATACGCTGCAGCTCCATCGATTTACAGCGGGGACATTCGAAATGTAAACTCAACTTCATCGATTTCTCCTTTCAAAGCGGTCAATGCGCCGAACCGCTTTTCGCTGATTCAAACCAATTCCCCTTTAAAAATCATAACCGCGCTGCCTCCCAGCAGCACCGAATCCGGCTTGACCACAACGAGCAGCTCGCCGCCGCGGTTGCTGGCTTGATAGGCGCGCAGCGAGGATTTTCCCAGAAGTTGGGCCCAATATGGCCCCAAGCAGCAGTGCGCTGAACCCGTCACTGGATCTTCGTTAATGCCTACGCGCGGCGCAAAAAAGCGCGAGATGAAATCATATGCGGGATCCTCGCTGCGGCTGGTCAGAATAATGCCGCGAACCGGAAATTCAGCAAGCTCGTAAAAATCCGGCACGAAATCCGTCACCATTTGCGGATCCTCCATATGAATCAGCATGTCGTGGCGGTTTCTGCCGACATAGATCGGAGGTGCGCCGAAAATTCGCGTCAGGCTCGGCGAGCTTTCTGTCGGTTTCGGCGGTTCCGAAGGAAATTTCATCCAATAGAGATCACCTTCCTTGCGTACCGTTAACAGGCCGCTGCGCGTATGAAAGTGCGCCTCACTGCCGGTCGAGAGTCTCCCGATTTCGAACAGAACGTGCGCCGCGGCAAGCGTGGCGTGACCGCAGAGGTCGACCTCGGTCGTCGGCGTAAACCATCGCAGGTGAAAGCCGTCTTCCAAAGGCAGAACAAACGCCGTTTCGGAAAAGTTCATCTCTGCAGCAAACGCCTGCATCCAACTCTCATCGGCATGCCTTTCCAGCAGACAAATCACCGCCGGATTCCCTTTGAACTTTTCTTTAGTAAAGGCATCGACTTGATAGATGTTGATTCCCATGGACGTCTCTATCGACACTCTTTTTTCCTAACGGCGCAGCCAAACCCAACTAGTTGTCGCCGCAATTCGCTGCGCAGGTTTTTTAATACTACGCGCAAGCGCCTCGAATGCGGAGAATTGGTCTTAAGCAAGTTTTTTTTGATAGAAACGATAAGTTTTGTAACGTTCCGCCTGCAGATCTTCGAGAGCGCGAATCATGCGCTGGTTTGTTTCGACAATAATCGAGCATTCCGATTCCGTGTAGCCTTTCCTGATGCCCTCCTCGATGGTGTTGAGATAAAAGAGAACGTCCAAACCTTTATGGCGATGCTCTTTGAGCACTCCCATGGCGAGCGTGCGCAGCCGCCGGATTTTCCGCATGTGGTAAAGAATTTTCAACAAGCCGAACGGAAAAAGCCGGCCGTTGGCCTTTTGCAGCGCCGGATTGATGTCTTTGATGGTGAGAGAAAATCCGATACATTGATCGCCGATAAAGGCCAGGTAGGCCAGATCGGGATCGACGACGAATTTGAGCTCTTGGGCAAGATCCGCCAGTTGCCGCTCCGTGAGCGGAACGTGGCCCCAGTTCTCCATCCACGCTTCGTTGAAAATGGTTCCGACATGCTTAACCGCCTCGTCCAGCCGTTTGAGATCGATCTTTTCTATTCGGATCCCCTGTTTGAGAATACGGTCGCGGATACGATGAAAAATCGGCTGCAGGCGGACCGTATTGCGCACCATAAAAGCGTACCAGTCGATGGATTTCTCGTAACCGCATTGCGTCAGAAGGTCGTTGTAATAAGGCGGATTATAAGGGAGAAGAATAACCGGCAGCGAATCAAATCCTTCGTACAGCATGCCGCTGGCATCATAGAGGGTAAAATTGTAGGGACCTTCTGCGCGGGTTTTGCCCCGGTGTCGCAGCCAGGCTTCGGCGTGCTCAAATAGAGCTGCCGCCGCTTCAGGATGGTTAAAAGCTTCGAAAAACCCGAAATGCCCGCTTTCCATATCGCGGTACTTTTCATATTGATGATCGACGTGGGCGCTGATACGGCCTACCATCCGATCGCCTTCGAAGGCCATAAACAGTTCCGCCTCGCCGAACTCGAAAAACGGCCCTTTCTCCGGCGAGAGGAATTTCATTTGGTCATGTATAAGAGGCGGAACCCAGTAAGGATTGTTTTTATAGACCTGCCAAGGGAAAAGAACGAACTGTTTGAGCTCTTTTTTACTTCTAACCGGTCGCACTGTCAGGCTCATGGGCGGTCTCCTTTGCTTGCCGACTCAAATTTTTTGTTGATATTTTGCCGAAATTTCAGTAAAATTAAACAGAAAAAATCATTGTGAAATAGAAAGGTCAGAGCTTTCATGGCACATCACAAGTCAGCGATTAAACGCATTAGAACCGCCAAGCGCAACCGCATGCGGAATCGCCATTACACTTCGATGTTGAAAACGCAGATTAAAAAAGTTCGTACGGCAACGTCGAAAGAAGATGCCGAAAAGCTGTTTCGGGAAGCCAGCTCTTTGCTGGACAAGCTGGCGGCAAAAGGCATCATTCATCGCAACAAGGCGGCCAATCAAAAGTCCAAACTTTCCGCTGTGGTCAGCAAACTGAACTAAGCTATTAATTTGCTAAAGGAAAAAGCCGAGCCTTTTGAGGCTCGGCTTTTTTATTATTTTTGCACCATGTAATTCGGCGATTCATGAGTGATGGTCACGTCGTGCGGGTGGCTTTCCAAGAGTCCGGCCTGAGTAATGCGGATAAAGCGTGCTTTTTCCTTCAGCTCCTGGATATTGGCGGAACCGCAGTAACCCATGGCGGCGCGTAACCCGCCGATCATCTGAAAGATGACGTCGCTTAACTTGCCGCGATAGGGCACACGTCCCTCGATGACTTCGGGCACCAGCTTTTTGGTGTCCTGAATGCCTTCTTGAAAGTAGCGATCGCCTCTGCCGCTGCGCATTGCGCTCAACGATCCCATGGCGCGATACACCTTGTAGCTGCGGCCTTCATAGTAGATCAATTCGCCTGGACTTTCATCGGTGCCGGCAAGCATGTTGCCGAGCATGACCGAGTCCGCGCCGGCGCCGATAGCCTTGGCAATGTCGCCGGTCTGTTTGATGCCGCCGTCGGCAATCAGCGGGATGTCGTAGCGGGCGCAGACTTCGGCGCAGTCCATGATGGCCGTCAGCTGCGGCACGCCGGTTCCGGCCACGACGCGGGTTGTGCAGATCGATCCGGGTCCTATGCCCACCTTGACGGCGTCCACACCGGCCTCGATCAGGTCGCGGCAGGCTTCAGCCGTGGCGATGTTGCCGGCAATCAGCTGAATATCGCCGAACTCTTTACGCAGCATTTCGATGGTATTCAACACGCCGCGGGAATGACCGTGCGCCGTGTCGATAACGATGACGTCGACTCCGGCATCGAGCAGCGCCTGCGCGCGTTCCTTTGTATCTCTGGCGACACCGACCGCTGCACCGACCAGCAGGCGGCCATGCTCATCCTTGGCGGCGTTCGGGTAGCGCTTGCGGTTCTGAATGTCCTTGACCGTGATCAGGCCGACCAGCCGCTGCTCCTCATCCACGACCAGCAGCTTTTCGATGCGATGTTTCTGCAGAATCTTTTCCGCCTGCTCCAGCGAGGTCCCTTTCGGCACCGTCACCAAATTGTGGCGCGTCATCAAATCCGACACCTTTTTGGTCAAATCGGTTTCGAAGCGCAGGTCGCGGTTGGTCAGTATGCCGACGAGCTTTTCGCCGTCGAGGATCGGGATGCCGGAAATGCGGTACCGTTTCATTACCTCCATGGCCTCGCTGATCTGCCGATCCGGCGACAGCGTAATGGGATTCATAATCATGCCGCTTTCCGAACGCTTGACGCGATCGACTTCGGCGGCTTGTTCATCGATGGAATTGTTTTTATGGATGATGCCGATGCCGCCTTCCCGCGCTAAAGCGATTGCTTGTTCCGATTCCGTCACCGTATCCATGGCCGCGCTGACGATGGGAATGTTGAGTCGGATTTTGCGGGTCAGCCTCGTGCTGACGTCCACCTGAGCCGGCAGCACCTCCGATTTGTTGGGAATCAGCAGAACATCGTCGAAAGTGTATCCTTCTCTGACAATCACACCCATATCTTTATCTCCTTTTCGTTACATCGGCCCAACGGCCGCTTCGACGGCATGTAAAAGGTCGCCGTTTCTTATCAATTTTAGTAAAGTTTGAATATCCGTTTGAATCAGACGGTCCTCATCCAACGTGGGGATAGATCTGCGGATGATGCGATGGGCCGCCTCCGAACCTATACCGGGTTTGAGTGTACCGCGCAGGTCAAGCGCCTGGCAGGCGGCCAAAAGCTCCACCGCCAGCACGGTTTCGGCATTTTCCACGATTTCCAGCGCTTTGCGCGCCGAATGCGTCCCCATGCTGACGAAATCTTCCTGATTGGCCGAAGTCGGGATCGAGTCTACGGAAGCCGGATGACTCAGGACCTTGTTTTCCGAGACGAGAGCGGCGGCCGTCACTTGGGCGATCATGAGGCCTGAATGCAGACCGCCGTGCCGCGTCAAAAACGCAGGCAGGCCGCTTTGGACCGGATCCATAAGGTTTTCCAAGCGGCGCTCAGAAATATTGGCCAGTTGGGAAACGGCAATAGACAAAACGTCGCAGGCGAGCGATAACGGCTGAGCGTGAAAGTTGCCGCCGGAAAGAATTTCACCCTCTTTGCTAAAGACCAAGGGATTATCGGTGCAGGCGTTGAGCTCGGTTTCCACCACTTCTTGGACATAGCGTAAAGCCTGACGAACCGCACCATGCACTTGCGGAATGCAGCGCGAACTGTAAGCGTCCTGCACTTTGCTGCATGTGCGATGGCTGGCGACGATTTCACTGTCGGCCATCAGCGCACGCAGGTTGGCGGCCACTTGGATCTGCTCCTTATGGCCGCGCGCCCGATGGATGCGCTCGTCGAACGCTGTATTGGTGCCCAAAAGGCTTTCGGTGCTCATGGCTCCGGCAATGTCGGCGATTTTGCTCAACTGTACCGCGCGAGTAAGCGCTTCCACGGCGTAGGCGGCGGTGATTTGCGTGCCGTTCAGAAGCGCCAAACCCTCTTTGGCCTGCAGTTTCAGCGGCTGCAGACCGACGCGCTGCAGAGCTTCGCCGCCGCTCAACCGGGCACCGTCGATCAGAGCCTCGCCCAATCCCATCAGGACGAGCGTCAGGTGAGCGAGTGGAGCCAGATCGCCGGAAGCGCCCACTGAGCCTTTGCAGGGAATAATCGGCGTCACATTGCGATTAAAGAGCTCCACAACCAGCTCTGCAACTATAGGCCGAACGCCCGAATAGCCTTTACAAAGAGAATTGGCTTTCAACACCAAAGCGGTTCTGACAATGGGCGTCGGAATCGGATCCCCGACTCCACAGGCATGGCTCAAAACAAGGTTTCTCTGCAGTTCTTCGATTTGTTCATGGGGAATGACGACGGAGCTCAGCTTGCCGAAACCCGTATTCACGCCGTAAACGATGTGCCCGGATGCAATTGCCCCCTCGACGGTCTGCCGTGTCTGCTGCATTCGTTCTCGTGCTTCCGGCGCGATGGCCGCTTCATACCCTTCGTGTACCAGATTGTGAACGTTCTGCAGCGACAACGACTCGCCGTCGATCAAAACCTGATTCATTCAGCCAGTCCCGTTTCAATTTATAAATTTTAGGAAATATTTAGGAAAGAATCAACCCGTTTTTCGGCGGAAAAGAAAAAGGCGGCCAAAAGGCCGCCTTGATCAGAGAGTCGCAGCAGAGCGGAAATGTTCGTAAAGCTTGAGAACTGCCGGAACATAGTTGCGGGTTTCTTCCCACAAAATCGCATCGTCCCGGTTGTTGGCGATCCACATGGCGGCACGTTTTGGGCCGCCGTTATAGGCCGCCAAGCCTCCGTCATGCTCGTACAGGGTGACCATTTCGTTCAGGTACCGGCAACCCAGGCGAATGTTCAAGATTGGATCGAACAACACTTCCTCGGGACTCGTCCAGGGAATCCCCTCCTCGACGGCCAGAAAAGCACCGGTCATCGGCATGACCTGCATCAGTCCCAGAGCCCCGGCCCGCGAAACCACTTTCGGATCCCAGGTCTTGGCGCTTTCGTGCGTGATCGTCGCGCAAATAAAGTCAACGTTAAGATTGGGATATTTTTGACTCATGCGGTAAATTTCTGCAGCCACGGCGTATTTGAGGGAATCGCTCATGGTTCGATTATAACGCGAAATGATCTGCACGACTTTATCAATGCTCGCCTGACGTTCTTCGTTCATTTGGATCATGCGGTTGCCGGCAAGTGCTCTGCTTCGCATCTGATAAAACTGCTCGTCGGAGACAGGTTCGGCCTTGTCTACTAAAACAAGGACGAGGACGCCCGCAGCGGCGAGCAGGAGTGAGACGGCTGTCAACGGCCTCACCCATTTTTTAATTGCGTTCATGCTCTTGCCTCCAAAATTAACCTTGCTGCCTTTCTACAGTTGCTTGTCCGTTTGGGTATTATTCAATTTGCGTGCCGGCATTTCAACCAGATTCGCCCTTTCGGGGGTTAGGCCGATAATTGTTGAATTTATTGCAAATATGCTCTATATTTTTTTAACAGACATTGATATGGATAACATAAAAGAGACGCGAAAAAATTTCTTCTAGTCCGAATTTGCAACGCTTTCTCAAATTCGGACAGCTATTCTAAAGATGACATCCAGAGAGAGGAGAGCTTTTGCGGGAAATTGCCTGTTCTCAAATCGTCGAAGCAGTCAGAGAGCTTTGTCTCGATGCCAACTATCGCCTCAATCCGTCGATGATCCGCGCTCTTGAGGACGCCCGTCAGCGCGAGGAAAGCCCTGCCGGCAGGAAAATTCTCGATCATTTGCTCGAAAATGCGCGCATTGCTGCTTCAGGTGAAAATCCGCTTTGCCAGGATACCGGTTTGGTGGTTTTTTTCATCGAATTGGGGCAGGAGGTGCATCTGGTCGGCGGTCGGCTTGAGGATGCGGTCAACGAAGGTGTTCGCCGCGCCTATCGAGAGGGATATTTGCGCAACTCGGTTGTCGGCGATCCGCTGCGTCGGCGCAACACGGGCGACAACACACCGGCTGTCATTTGGCTCGATCTGGTGCCGGGCGATCGTCTGCGCATTGATATGGCCCCGAAAGGAGCGGGAAGTGAAAACATGAGCGGCCTTGCCATGCTCAAGCCTACCCAGGGAGAAGAGGGGGTCATCGATTTCGTTGTGGATTGGATCAGCCGCGCCGGTGGTAATCCCTGCCCGCCGATTGTCGTCGGCGTCGGGCTGGGGGGGACGTTCGAAAAGGCCGCCTGGCTGGCCAAAAAAGCGATTCTGCGCGAGATTGGCGAACGGAATCCTGATCCCTATTATGCGCAGCTGGAAGAGCGACTACTGGAGCGCATCAACACGCTTGGCATTGGTCCGATGGGATTCGGAGGCCGTACGACGGCATTGGATGTACACATTGAAGTCTATCCTTGTCATATTGCCTCGCTTCCTGTAGCCGTCAATATTCAATGTCATTCCGCACGACATAAAAGCATCATTCTGTAAAGGGAATAAGAGATGGAGAAAATCATTCGCCTCCGGCCGCCTCTTGAAGATGCCAAGGTGCGCGATTTGACGGCCGGCGATTGGGTCGAGGTTTCCGGCATCATCTACACGGCGCGCGATGCAGCGCTGCGCCGCTTATGCGAAGAATTTGCGCAAAACGGTAAACTCCCGTTCTCTCTTCACAGGCAGATTATTTATTTCATGGGGCCGACGCCCGCGAGACCGGGAAGCGTGATCGGTGCAGCCGGACCTACCACTGCCGGGCGAATGGACGCTTATGCCCCGCAGCTTCTCGAATGGGGATTGAAAGGAATGATCGGCAAAGGCGAGATGGGACCTAAAGTCGCCGAAGCGCTGCAGAAATACGGAGCCGTTTACATGGCGGCGATTGGAGGCGCGGGTGCTCTCATGGCACGCTCGATCAGGAGCAGCAGGGTGATTGCCTACGAGGATTTGGGTCCTGAAGCCGTGCTCGAGTTGACGGTCGAAAACATGCTTGTTCTCGTGGCGCAGGACAGTCGCGGCGGCAATGCTTTTATCAATGGCAGAAATGCTTATGCGGTTACCGCCCGCTGATGACCCTGACGGTTTCTCTGGCAACGACGATTTCTTCGTTGGTCTCGACGACCAGCGCCGTAATCGACGAATCCGGCCGCGTAATGATTTGGGCGTTGCGGGCATTCAGATCTTCGTCGATTTTCACCCCTAAAAAACCGAGTGCCGACAGAACCTCTCGGCGCAAGGCAGCGTCTTTTTGGCCGATGCCGCCGGTAAACGTCACGGCATCGGCGCCTTCGAGGATCACCAAATACTCTCCGATGTAACGCTTGATGTCATAGATGAACTTTTGCCGCGCCAACTTGGCCCGCTCGTTGCCCTGCTCGATGGCCGCCAGAATGTCGCGCATATCCGCCGAGACGCCGGAAAGCCCAAGCAGGCCGCCGTTTTTGCTCAACTCCGTCAATGCCTGTTCCAAGCTTATGCCCTTTTTGGCCATGATGTAAGGCAGAACGAACGGATCGAGATCGCCGACCCGCGTTCCTTGAATGAGACCGCTTTGCGGGGTAAATCCCATCGAGGTGTCGACGGCAACGCCGTCTTTGAAGGCGCAGAGCGACGAAGAGCCGCCGAGATGGCAGCTGATGATGCGGCATCGATTCGGCGGCAGGTTGAGCACCTCAATCGTCTTTTGCGTAACGTAGCGGTGCGAGGCGCCGTGATAGCCGTAGCGGATCACCTGATAGGATTCGATCCATTCCCATGGTGTGCCGTAGATTTTCGCATAGAGCGGCGCCTGCATGTGAAATCCCGGCTCAAAGACGCCGACGAGCGGCGTGTCGGGCAAAAGCTCGCGGAACATGCGGATGGCGGCCAGATATGGCGGATTGTGCGCCGGCGCCAGATCGCGGTAGAACTCCATGGCCGCAAGCACCTCTTCGTCGAGCAGCACCGAGCCGTTCTTATCACCCGCCTGTATGGTCTTAAAGCCGACGCCGTCGAGCGCCGAGAGGTTGGGGAGCACGCCCTGATGGGGATCGGTCAGAAAATTCAGCGCGTGCTGCACCGCTTCGCGATGCGAAGGGATTGCGGCAACGGCTTCAAAGGCTTTGTTGCCGCCGATCCAATAGGTGATGATCGCATCCTCTTTGCCGACGCGTTCCGTCGAGCCGCGCGCCAAAAGCCGTTCCGAGGGCATCACCAGCAGCTGAAATTTAAAGCTGCTCGAGCCGATGTTGCACACCATAATGTTCATGTCGTCTCTCCGCAATCTTTGCGGCTTTACTGCGACAGTTTTTTCAGCACGGCTTCGGTCACCAATCGCACCAGAGCTTCGCGGTCGATCTCGCCTCCCGAGGTCGGTTTGAGAGCCGCCTTTTCTTCCTTGAGCGCTGATGCTCCCTGATAGATTTCACAGGAGGTGTTGCCGGGCGTGTCGCAGGTCAGACAACCGGCCGTCACTGAGACGCCGTAACGCTTGCGCGCCTCGAGAAGACTCTTGACCTCTTCCTTCGGCAAAACATTGACGTGTCCTAACTGGTGTGCGACAAAGCTG
Coding sequences within:
- the uxaC gene encoding glucuronate isomerase yields the protein MAIHALHPDDDRYFSANPREREIARRLYRLVKDLPLVCPHGHVDPSLFADNRPFPNPTRLLVIPDHYLFRMLYSHGIPLEQLGISRLDGEPVESDDRKIWQTVADHFYLFRGTPTGMWLKHELHDVFGIRKRLCRETAMEIYDELSEALQRPENLPRPMFERFNIEVLATTDAPTDTLEHHRRIRESGWKGRVIPAFRPDNVTDIAAKDWRKNIERLAELSGCDTSTYSGYLAALENRRAFFKSMGATSTDHGVASAFTVELSKNEAEQIYDRALRGTATAEDAALFTGHMLMEMARMSIEDGLVMQIHPGVVRNHNPLIYQRFGPDKGCDIPSRTDFVHDLKPLLNKYGNDLRLTLIVFTIDESAYSRELAPLAGHYPAMKLGPAWWFHDSREGMLRYRRMTTETAGFYNTVGFIDDTRAFPSIPARHDLARRIDARYLAELTAEHVLDLDEAEEVIVDLAYHLAKKSYKL
- a CDS encoding PhzF family phenazine biosynthesis protein; amino-acid sequence: MGINIYQVDAFTKEKFKGNPAVICLLERHADESWMQAFAAEMNFSETAFVLPLEDGFHLRWFTPTTEVDLCGHATLAAAHVLFEIGRLSTGSEAHFHTRSGLLTVRKEGDLYWMKFPSEPPKPTESSPSLTRIFGAPPIYVGRNRHDMLIHMEDPQMVTDFVPDFYELAEFPVRGIILTSRSEDPAYDFISRFFAPRVGINEDPVTGSAHCCLGPYWAQLLGKSSLRAYQASNRGGELLVVVKPDSVLLGGSAVMIFKGELV
- a CDS encoding N-acetyltransferase; translated protein: MSLTVRPVRSKKELKQFVLFPWQVYKNNPYWVPPLIHDQMKFLSPEKGPFFEFGEAELFMAFEGDRMVGRISAHVDHQYEKYRDMESGHFGFFEAFNHPEAAAALFEHAEAWLRHRGKTRAEGPYNFTLYDASGMLYEGFDSLPVILLPYNPPYYNDLLTQCGYEKSIDWYAFMVRNTVRLQPIFHRIRDRILKQGIRIEKIDLKRLDEAVKHVGTIFNEAWMENWGHVPLTERQLADLAQELKFVVDPDLAYLAFIGDQCIGFSLTIKDINPALQKANGRLFPFGLLKILYHMRKIRRLRTLAMGVLKEHRHKGLDVLFYLNTIEEGIRKGYTESECSIIVETNQRMIRALEDLQAERYKTYRFYQKKLA
- the rpsT gene encoding 30S ribosomal protein S20; the protein is MAHHKSAIKRIRTAKRNRMRNRHYTSMLKTQIKKVRTATSKEDAEKLFREASSLLDKLAAKGIIHRNKAANQKSKLSAVVSKLN
- the guaB gene encoding IMP dehydrogenase, producing the protein MGVIVREGYTFDDVLLIPNKSEVLPAQVDVSTRLTRKIRLNIPIVSAAMDTVTESEQAIALAREGGIGIIHKNNSIDEQAAEVDRVKRSESGMIMNPITLSPDRQISEAMEVMKRYRISGIPILDGEKLVGILTNRDLRFETDLTKKVSDLMTRHNLVTVPKGTSLEQAEKILQKHRIEKLLVVDEEQRLVGLITVKDIQNRKRYPNAAKDEHGRLLVGAAVGVARDTKERAQALLDAGVDVIVIDTAHGHSRGVLNTIEMLRKEFGDIQLIAGNIATAEACRDLIEAGVDAVKVGIGPGSICTTRVVAGTGVPQLTAIMDCAEVCARYDIPLIADGGIKQTGDIAKAIGAGADSVMLGNMLAGTDESPGELIYYEGRSYKVYRAMGSLSAMRSGRGDRYFQEGIQDTKKLVPEVIEGRVPYRGKLSDVIFQMIGGLRAAMGYCGSANIQELKEKARFIRITQAGLLESHPHDVTITHESPNYMVQK
- the hutH gene encoding histidine ammonia-lyase, whose product is MNQVLIDGESLSLQNVHNLVHEGYEAAIAPEARERMQQTRQTVEGAIASGHIVYGVNTGFGKLSSVVIPHEQIEELQRNLVLSHACGVGDPIPTPIVRTALVLKANSLCKGYSGVRPIVAELVVELFNRNVTPIIPCKGSVGASGDLAPLAHLTLVLMGLGEALIDGARLSGGEALQRVGLQPLKLQAKEGLALLNGTQITAAYAVEALTRAVQLSKIADIAGAMSTESLLGTNTAFDERIHRARGHKEQIQVAANLRALMADSEIVASHRTCSKVQDAYSSRCIPQVHGAVRQALRYVQEVVETELNACTDNPLVFSKEGEILSGGNFHAQPLSLACDVLSIAVSQLANISERRLENLMDPVQSGLPAFLTRHGGLHSGLMIAQVTAAALVSENKVLSHPASVDSIPTSANQEDFVSMGTHSARKALEIVENAETVLAVELLAACQALDLRGTLKPGIGSEAAHRIIRRSIPTLDEDRLIQTDIQTLLKLIRNGDLLHAVEAAVGPM
- a CDS encoding transglycosylase SLT domain-containing protein, which translates into the protein MNAIKKWVRPLTAVSLLLAAAGVLVLVLVDKAEPVSDEQFYQMRSRALAGNRMIQMNEERQASIDKVVQIISRYNRTMSDSLKYAVAAEIYRMSQKYPNLNVDFICATITHESAKTWDPKVVSRAGALGLMQVMPMTGAFLAVEEGIPWTSPEEVLFDPILNIRLGCRYLNEMVTLYEHDGGLAAYNGGPKRAAMWIANNRDDAILWEETRNYVPAVLKLYEHFRSAATL
- a CDS encoding fumarate hydratase, which encodes MREIACSQIVEAVRELCLDANYRLNPSMIRALEDARQREESPAGRKILDHLLENARIAASGENPLCQDTGLVVFFIELGQEVHLVGGRLEDAVNEGVRRAYREGYLRNSVVGDPLRRRNTGDNTPAVIWLDLVPGDRLRIDMAPKGAGSENMSGLAMLKPTQGEEGVIDFVVDWISRAGGNPCPPIVVGVGLGGTFEKAAWLAKKAILREIGERNPDPYYAQLEERLLERINTLGIGPMGFGGRTTALDVHIEVYPCHIASLPVAVNIQCHSARHKSIIL
- a CDS encoding FumA C-terminus/TtdB family hydratase beta subunit, producing the protein MEKIIRLRPPLEDAKVRDLTAGDWVEVSGIIYTARDAALRRLCEEFAQNGKLPFSLHRQIIYFMGPTPARPGSVIGAAGPTTAGRMDAYAPQLLEWGLKGMIGKGEMGPKVAEALQKYGAVYMAAIGGAGALMARSIRSSRVIAYEDLGPEAVLELTVENMLVLVAQDSRGGNAFINGRNAYAVTAR
- a CDS encoding acetate/propionate family kinase, coding for MNIMVCNIGSSSFKFQLLVMPSERLLARGSTERVGKEDAIITYWIGGNKAFEAVAAIPSHREAVQHALNFLTDPHQGVLPNLSALDGVGFKTIQAGDKNGSVLLDEEVLAAMEFYRDLAPAHNPPYLAAIRMFRELLPDTPLVGVFEPGFHMQAPLYAKIYGTPWEWIESYQVIRYGYHGASHRYVTQKTIEVLNLPPNRCRIISCHLGGSSSLCAFKDGVAVDTSMGFTPQSGLIQGTRVGDLDPFVLPYIMAKKGISLEQALTELSKNGGLLGLSGVSADMRDILAAIEQGNERAKLARQKFIYDIKRYIGEYLVILEGADAVTFTGGIGQKDAALRREVLSALGFLGVKIDEDLNARNAQIITRPDSSITALVVETNEEIVVARETVRVISGR